A single Rhopalosiphum padi isolate XX-2018 chromosome 4, ASM2088224v1, whole genome shotgun sequence DNA region contains:
- the LOC132928428 gene encoding translation initiation factor eIF-2B subunit delta isoform X2: MMDKPPIEEKTREEVEAERKAKRAAKQERKKAALEKQKIDGLENQKKLKEPSTESTIAVDSAKVPKQKPDVPKTAQKKQSTQKIETTKKVINIKNNKNKENIVKNVKEVKPTVKTVNLVKKSTGPVIHKVKLFNHLYIDSISLLTENKLKINSGKVHPSFIKLGVQMRTSVVAGSNARCLAFLYALKQTISDFVTPEHKNFARSFEEHLGPAIDHLMACRPFSVSMNNAHKSIMWHVKRLPHNISDGHAKETLETVINNYIYVQIHMAGKAICIAAQNKIAKGDVILTYGYSSLIERILTSAHSNNKQFSVIVVDSAPWYEGRQLLHRLVRNNIQCTYVLLSATSFIMTRATKVLLGAHALLANGYVMGRAGSSQIALVAKHFNVPVLVCCETYKFTERVQTDSIVFNELGNENDVMPKEQWLNNRYLTPLGLRYDVTTSDLITAVVTEIAILPCTSVPVVLRVRPN; this comes from the exons ATGATGGATAAACCGCCAATTGAGGAGAAAACTAGGGAAGAGGTGGAGGCCGAGCGAAAAGCTAAACGAGCTGCGAAACAGGAACGGAAAAAAGCAGCgctggaaaaacaaaaaatcgaCGGactagaaaatcaaaaaaagttgAAAGAGCCGTCTACAGAATCAACTATTGCTGTCGATTCCGCGAAAGTGCCAAAGCAAAAACCA GATGTTCCCAAGACAGCACAAAAGAAACAGTCAActcaaaaaattgaaacaactaaaaaagtaataaacattaaaaataacaaaaataaagaaaatattgttaaaaacgtga AAGAAGTAAAACCTACAGTAAAAACAGTGAATTTAGTTAAGAAATCTACAGGGCCAGTTATACACAAAGTTAAACTTTTCAATCATCTTTATATTGACTCAATATCTTTGTtgacagaaaataaattaaa aaTAAATTCTGGTAAAGTACATCCATCTTTTATAAAACTTGGAGTTCAAATGCGAACTTCTGTTGTAGCAGGATCGAATGCCCGATGTCTTGCCTTCTTATATGCACTCAAACAA ACTATTTCAGATTTTGTGACACCAGAACACAAAAATTTTGCACGATCTTTTGAGGAACATCTTGGACCAGCCATTGATCACTTAATGGCATGTCGACCATTTTCAGTATCTATGAATAATGCACACAAATCTATCATGTGGCATGTAAAAAGATTGCCACACAATATTTCTGATGGTCAT gctaaagaaacattagaaactgttataaataattacatttatgtcCAGATACATATGGCTGGTAAGGCAATTTGTATTGCAGCTCAAAATAAGATTGCAAAAGGAGATGTTATACTTACTTATGGATa ttctTCTTTAATCGAACGGATACTAACAAGCGCCCAttcaaataacaaacaattcAGTGTGATCGTGGTTGACTCAGCTCCATGGTATGAAGGCCGTCAACTTCTCCATCGTCTAGTGCGTAACAACATTCAGTGCACATATGTACTTCTCTCAGCAACCAGTTTTATCATGACCAGAGCAACAAAAGTGCTGCTTGGTGCACATGCTTTGTTGGCCAATGGTTATGTTATGGGTCGAGCGGGCAGTTCTCAGATAGCTTTGGTagctaaacattttaatgtaccTGTATTGGTATGTTGTGAAACATATAAATTTACAGAACGCGTGCAAACCGACTCAATAGTTTTCAATGAACTAG gtaATGAAAATGACGTCATGCCCAAAGAACAATGGTTGAACAATCGTTATTTAACTCCATTAGGTCTTAGGTACGATGTAACCACTTCAGATCTTATAACAGCCGTGGTCACAGAAATCGCTATATTACCATGTACCAGTGTTCCAGTAGTTTTGAGAGTTCGACCAAACTGA
- the LOC132928428 gene encoding translation initiation factor eIF-2B subunit delta isoform X1 codes for MMDKPPIEEKTREEVEAERKAKRAAKQERKKAALEKQKIDGLENQKKLKEPSTESTIAVDSAKVPKQKPDVPKTAQKKQSTQKIETTKKVINIKNNKNKENIVKNVEEEVKPTVKTVNLVKKSTGPVIHKVKLFNHLYIDSISLLTENKLKINSGKVHPSFIKLGVQMRTSVVAGSNARCLAFLYALKQTISDFVTPEHKNFARSFEEHLGPAIDHLMACRPFSVSMNNAHKSIMWHVKRLPHNISDGHAKETLETVINNYIYVQIHMAGKAICIAAQNKIAKGDVILTYGYSSLIERILTSAHSNNKQFSVIVVDSAPWYEGRQLLHRLVRNNIQCTYVLLSATSFIMTRATKVLLGAHALLANGYVMGRAGSSQIALVAKHFNVPVLVCCETYKFTERVQTDSIVFNELGNENDVMPKEQWLNNRYLTPLGLRYDVTTSDLITAVVTEIAILPCTSVPVVLRVRPN; via the exons ATGATGGATAAACCGCCAATTGAGGAGAAAACTAGGGAAGAGGTGGAGGCCGAGCGAAAAGCTAAACGAGCTGCGAAACAGGAACGGAAAAAAGCAGCgctggaaaaacaaaaaatcgaCGGactagaaaatcaaaaaaagttgAAAGAGCCGTCTACAGAATCAACTATTGCTGTCGATTCCGCGAAAGTGCCAAAGCAAAAACCA GATGTTCCCAAGACAGCACAAAAGAAACAGTCAActcaaaaaattgaaacaactaaaaaagtaataaacattaaaaataacaaaaataaagaaaatattgttaaaaac GTAGAAGAAGAAGTAAAACCTACAGTAAAAACAGTGAATTTAGTTAAGAAATCTACAGGGCCAGTTATACACAAAGTTAAACTTTTCAATCATCTTTATATTGACTCAATATCTTTGTtgacagaaaataaattaaa aaTAAATTCTGGTAAAGTACATCCATCTTTTATAAAACTTGGAGTTCAAATGCGAACTTCTGTTGTAGCAGGATCGAATGCCCGATGTCTTGCCTTCTTATATGCACTCAAACAA ACTATTTCAGATTTTGTGACACCAGAACACAAAAATTTTGCACGATCTTTTGAGGAACATCTTGGACCAGCCATTGATCACTTAATGGCATGTCGACCATTTTCAGTATCTATGAATAATGCACACAAATCTATCATGTGGCATGTAAAAAGATTGCCACACAATATTTCTGATGGTCAT gctaaagaaacattagaaactgttataaataattacatttatgtcCAGATACATATGGCTGGTAAGGCAATTTGTATTGCAGCTCAAAATAAGATTGCAAAAGGAGATGTTATACTTACTTATGGATa ttctTCTTTAATCGAACGGATACTAACAAGCGCCCAttcaaataacaaacaattcAGTGTGATCGTGGTTGACTCAGCTCCATGGTATGAAGGCCGTCAACTTCTCCATCGTCTAGTGCGTAACAACATTCAGTGCACATATGTACTTCTCTCAGCAACCAGTTTTATCATGACCAGAGCAACAAAAGTGCTGCTTGGTGCACATGCTTTGTTGGCCAATGGTTATGTTATGGGTCGAGCGGGCAGTTCTCAGATAGCTTTGGTagctaaacattttaatgtaccTGTATTGGTATGTTGTGAAACATATAAATTTACAGAACGCGTGCAAACCGACTCAATAGTTTTCAATGAACTAG gtaATGAAAATGACGTCATGCCCAAAGAACAATGGTTGAACAATCGTTATTTAACTCCATTAGGTCTTAGGTACGATGTAACCACTTCAGATCTTATAACAGCCGTGGTCACAGAAATCGCTATATTACCATGTACCAGTGTTCCAGTAGTTTTGAGAGTTCGACCAAACTGA